The region ATCAGACAAAGATTTTGGTGATCTTCCAACAGTATTAAAAGGGAATACTTCGATGATGATTGCTGAAGCTGCAAATGCTCCTGCTAAATTGATCAAAGATTTTAGAAAAAAATCAAAAAAGCCTTTATTAAAAGGTGCTTTTGCAGAAGAGTCTATCTATATTGGAGATGATCAATTAGATGCTTTAGTAGACATTAAGTCTAGAGAAGAGTTAATCGGAGATATTATTGGATTACTACAATCACCAGCGAAAAATGTTATTTCAGCATTACAATCGGGTGGTCAAACACTTTCAGGTCTTATCAAAACATTATCTGAAAAATAATTACGCGCACAAATAAACTATAATAAATACAATTTTTAAAAACAAATTAAATGGCAGATTTAAAAGATTTCGCAGAGCAATTAGTTAACTTAACAGTAAAAGAAGTTAATGAATTAGCTACTATATTAAAAGATGAATATGGTATCGAACCAGCAGCTGCAGCAGTAGCAGTAGCAGGACCAGCAGCGGCAGGTGAAGAAGTAGAAGAGCAAACTGAATTCGATGTAATCTTAACAGCAGCAGGTGGTTCTAAACTTGCAGTAGTAAAATTAGTTAAAGAATTAACTGGTTTAGGATTAAAAGAAGCTAAAGGTATCGTAGATAGCGCTCCTGCAGCCGTAAAAGAAGGAATCTCTAAAGATGAGGCGGAAGGTCTTAAGAAATCTTTAGAAGATGCTGGAGCGGAAGTAGAGCTAAAGTAAGCTTTCTATCCTGACGGTGTTTAGGCACAGCAGGACAACAAATTTAGGTTTAGGTACTAAAAACATATGTTTTTAGTCCTAAACCATTTTGTGTATATATTCGTTCTTTATTTTAATTCAGATTTTAATCAAAAAAATATTCTCTTTTGGCAACGAAAAACACTACTGAAAGAATCAATTTCGCCACTTCTCAAATGATTAAGGAATATCCAGACTTTTTGGATATTCAGGTAAAATCTTTTCAAGATTTTTTCCAACTTCAAACTAAGGCAGAAGAAAGAGGTGAAGAAGGTTTGTATAAAACCTTCATGGATAACTTTCCAATTACCGATACAAGAAATCAATTTGTATTAGAATTTTTAGATTACTTTGTAGATCCACCAAGATATTCAATTCAAGAATGTATTGAAAGAGGTCTTACACACAGCGTTCCTTTAAAAGCGCGACTAAAACTATATTGTACAG is a window of Polaribacter litorisediminis DNA encoding:
- the rplJ gene encoding 50S ribosomal protein L10 — its product is MTREEKSQVIQDLTAVLADTNTLYLADISGLNAQTTSNLRRACFKAGVQLSVVKNTLLAKAMEASDKDFGDLPTVLKGNTSMMIAEAANAPAKLIKDFRKKSKKPLLKGAFAEESIYIGDDQLDALVDIKSREELIGDIIGLLQSPAKNVISALQSGGQTLSGLIKTLSEK
- the rplL gene encoding 50S ribosomal protein L7/L12 produces the protein MADLKDFAEQLVNLTVKEVNELATILKDEYGIEPAAAAVAVAGPAAAGEEVEEQTEFDVILTAAGGSKLAVVKLVKELTGLGLKEAKGIVDSAPAAVKEGISKDEAEGLKKSLEDAGAEVELK